A genome region from Triticum aestivum cultivar Chinese Spring chromosome 2B, IWGSC CS RefSeq v2.1, whole genome shotgun sequence includes the following:
- the LOC123045216 gene encoding myosin-binding protein 7, which yields MAPCPGGAGVHARWTARALAGAFLDLAIVYAFLCAAAAASAASALLALFRLRLPCTCSRPHLPCLFAFLFRYPSRVLESLLLSLRSRFPFVFNSDDDRQDEGEDEDESVDEEEEDVNLKREVDEGNDVSVLQQELDKERSAAASAAEEAMAMILRLQKEKSSLEMEVRQQRRTSDERCAFYEDEVEELKDILLMRERETRSLQKEVESYRRMLGLTGDDDDEEVEMMTPHSYFLEGEPSSSRSVDKNAGVQPGNNSVFSFQKQFVRQQVSPIRVGRVKDGNEDSLPFQAPGEVPVAGSKLGADRCEDDGTETVVILPLSARSLCLPQSARCLDQGGDVEVNAAAGMKGMEELTADEFQEVDSGRLDRTCHDFMASDNDANIFDVHVVDDICFSTEVKGLIGRSFSDATMQADKLQNRAATDDLLGKSLNAIKGAQNKIRLAASERRQSLQLQLLEDIADQLQEIKDVADAGRHSHCISPKISKKS from the exons ATGGCGCCCTGCCCTGGCGGCGCGGGCGTGCACGCGCGCTGGACAGCGCGGGCGCTGGCCGGCGCTTTCCTCGACCTCGCCATCGTCTACGCCTTCCTCTGCGCCGCGGCCGCCGCGTccgcggcctccgccctcctcgcgctcttccgcctccgcctcccctgcacctgctcccgcccgcacctcccctgcctcttcgccTTCCTCTTCCGCTATCCCTCCCGCGTCCTCGagtccctcctcctctccctccgctCCCGCTTCCCCTTCGTCTTCAACTCCGACGACGACAGGCAGGACGAGGGGGAGGACGAAGACGAGTCCgtcgatgaggaagaggaagatgtgAATCTGAAGCGGGAGGTGGACGAGGGGAATGACGTCTCGGTGCTGCAGCAGGAGCTGGACAAGGAACGCAGCGCCGCAGCATccgcggccgaggaggccatgGCGATGATCCTGCGTCTGCAGAAGGAGAAATCGTCCTTGGAGATGGAGGTGCGGCAGCAGCGCCGCACCTCTGATGAGCGCTGCGCCTTCTATGAGGATGAGGTGGAGGAGCTCAAGGACATCTTGCTCATGAGGGAGCGCGAGACCAGGTCTTTGCAGAAAGAGGTGGAGTCCTACCGGCGTATGCTTGGTCTCACCggggatgatgatgacgaggaggtgGAGATGATGACGCCGCACAGTTACTTTCTAGAGGGCGAGCCAAGCTCTTCCAGATCGGTTGATAAGAATGCGGGGGTTCAACCTGGGAATAATTCTGTCTTCAGCTTCCAGAAGCAGTTCGTGCGCCAACAAGTGTCGCCCATTCGTGTGGGTCGTGTTAAGGATGGGAATGAGGACAGTCTGCCTTTTCAGGCACCTGGAGAAGTTCCTGTGGCCGGATCGAAATTGGGGGCAGATAGATGCGAAGATGATGGCACGGAGACGGTGGTAATTCTCCCCCTATCTGCCCGGAGTTTGTGCTTGCCCCAATCTGCACGATGTCTGGATCAAGGTGGTGATGTTGAAGTTAATGCTGCAGCTGGTATGAAAGGTATGGAAGAGCTGACTGCTGATGAATTTCAGGAGGTGGACAGTGGGCGGCTAGACAGGACTTGCCATGATTTTATGGCAAGCGACAATGATGCAAATATATTTGATGTGCATGTTGTTGATGATATTTGCTTCTCCACTGAAG TTAAAGGCCTGATCGGTCGAAGCTTCTCTGACGCaacaatgcaagcagacaagttGCAGAATCGAGCTGCCACAGATGATCTCCTGGGGAAAAGTCTGAATGCGATCAAAGGTGCACAAAACAAGATAAGGCTTGCAGCAAGTGAAAGGAGGCAATCGTTACAGTTGCAACTCTTAGAGGATATAGCTGACCAACTTCAAGAAATCAAAGATGTTGCAGACGCGGGGCGACACTCACACTGTATTTCTCCTAAAATTTCAAAGAAAAGCTAG